Proteins from one Actinomycetota bacterium genomic window:
- a CDS encoding pyridoxamine 5'-phosphate oxidase family protein: MAFTVGKFRDVAEGTGAGQFTVVEEEEISSLTDLPDVYRQLMDDPVTAIIAVTAPNGRPALNPIWFDYEGNTLLLNFAEHRKKTGWLRDNPKFTICLMNPENPYHWLSIWGTVTNEVHEDDPEEGKRAAEHVDRIWVKYTGNEPPYGLRDPSIDERRVLFEARVDKVTTFGRP; this comes from the coding sequence ATGGCTTTCACCGTAGGCAAGTTCCGCGATGTCGCCGAGGGCACCGGCGCCGGACAGTTCACGGTCGTGGAGGAGGAGGAGATCTCCAGCCTCACCGACCTGCCCGACGTGTACCGCCAGCTCATGGACGATCCGGTCACGGCGATCATCGCCGTCACCGCGCCCAACGGGCGGCCCGCGCTGAACCCGATCTGGTTCGACTACGAGGGCAACACGCTGCTGCTGAACTTCGCCGAGCACCGCAAGAAGACCGGCTGGCTCCGCGACAACCCCAAGTTCACGATCTGCCTGATGAACCCAGAGAACCCCTACCACTGGCTGAGCATCTGGGGCACGGTCACGAACGAGGTCCACGAGGACGACCCCGAGGAGGGCAAGCGGGCCGCGGAGCACGTGGACCGGATCTGGGTCAAGTACACCGGCAACGAGCCGCCCTACGGGTTGCGTGACCCCTCGATCGACGAGCGTCGCGTGCTGTTCGAAGCGAGGGTGGACAAGGTGACCACCTTCGGCCGGCCGTAG
- a CDS encoding FAD binding domain-containing protein, which yields MAVVGGSLGGLTAALVLRDSGCDVEVFERSTAELEARGAGIAVLDATVRYFVEHDVLDVETVITATPKVRYLEPDGSVQFEEDRRIRFSSWNTIYRALLDLFGTDRYHLEKEMIGFEQTDGNVEVRFEDGTSHGCDLLVCADGIASTARSLLLPQVEPEYAGYVAWRGTVPEAELTEATFEDLRDAITYQLVPDSHILVYPIPSIEGELEPGRRLMNFVWYRNVGAGAELEDLLTDRDGRQHSTSLPPGAPRDEFVDEIRSFAEHHLAPQIAEVVLRTEATFVQVIYDISVPRMAFGRVLLIGDAAFAVRPHAAAGTAKAAEDAWILADVLVEHDELGDALADWERRQLRLGSELLERARAIGNRSQFEDSWVPGDPELAFGLYGPGE from the coding sequence GTGGCCGTCGTCGGCGGGTCCCTCGGGGGGCTGACCGCCGCGCTGGTGCTGCGCGACAGCGGCTGCGACGTCGAGGTGTTCGAGCGGTCCACCGCGGAGCTCGAGGCGCGCGGGGCGGGGATCGCGGTGCTCGACGCGACCGTGCGCTACTTCGTCGAGCACGACGTGCTCGATGTCGAGACCGTCATCACCGCGACCCCGAAGGTGCGCTACCTCGAGCCCGACGGCAGCGTGCAGTTCGAGGAGGACCGCCGCATCCGGTTCTCGTCGTGGAACACGATCTACCGCGCGCTGCTCGACTTGTTCGGCACCGACCGCTACCACCTCGAGAAGGAGATGATCGGCTTCGAGCAGACCGACGGCAACGTCGAGGTGCGCTTCGAGGACGGCACGTCTCACGGGTGCGACCTGCTGGTGTGCGCGGACGGGATCGCCTCGACGGCGCGGTCGCTGCTGCTGCCGCAGGTCGAGCCGGAGTACGCCGGGTACGTGGCGTGGCGTGGCACCGTCCCGGAGGCCGAGCTGACCGAGGCCACGTTCGAGGATCTACGCGACGCCATCACCTACCAGCTCGTGCCCGACAGCCACATCCTCGTCTACCCGATCCCCAGCATCGAGGGCGAGCTCGAGCCGGGGCGCCGCCTGATGAACTTCGTCTGGTACCGCAACGTCGGGGCGGGCGCGGAGCTCGAGGACCTGCTCACCGATCGCGACGGCCGCCAGCACAGCACCTCGCTGCCGCCGGGCGCGCCCCGTGACGAGTTCGTCGACGAGATCCGCTCGTTCGCCGAGCACCACCTCGCCCCACAGATCGCCGAGGTCGTGCTCAGGACCGAGGCGACGTTCGTGCAGGTGATCTACGACATCTCGGTGCCGCGGATGGCCTTCGGCCGGGTGCTGCTCATCGGCGACGCGGCCTTCGCGGTGCGGCCGCACGCCGCGGCAGGCACCGCGAAGGCAGCGGAGGACGCGTGGATCCTCGCCGATGTCCTGGTCGAGCACGACGAGCTGGGTGACGCGCTGGCCGACTGGGAGCGGCGCCAGCTGCGGCTGGGGTCGGAGCTGCTCGAACGCGCCCGCGCCATCGGCAACCGCTCGCAGTTCGAGGACTCCTGGGTACCCGGCGACCCCGAGCTCGCTTTCGGTCTCTACGGGCCCGGTGAGTGA
- a CDS encoding PQQ-like beta-propeller repeat protein, whose translation MTTRPRWPRHLLPLVGVWLLLTPLAAVAHGGGVGPPVLLDQVVPTVMEETATVPVDLDGDGADDLVVLSRDGVAQRYAPDGTPLWSTSYVEIAHAMGVEPYRANLPFWADFEGLTSCGSARSVAFHDVDGDGTRDVFALLWLRTLAPNVARTAAVQLDGVTGEVLRAEPLDGRALAQTVGDLDGDGRFEHVVVREDGPPVDWRSGPEEDRSMIEGSGATATVRATDVATGELRWTFDTGATWPVVSGLVLAPRAQGSDVVVSLGGSNDGPKCTGSDVGAQPQRVVALAGASGAVRWDTTVDGLGQDLLGLPDGGVVTWTDDAGGVVEVLEGADGSRRWRVGGLAGGGVLGAVSRAGGELAVLSARPVDDDEVESRLALLDVATGATVADTPLDTGSGELPSRPDLRLAGTGLEDETAPVVVARTARTVSAVTAAGDLAWQETSAGTARHVLVVTDPPDAPRVWTQGTFERTRATDDGLLVSIGSIDTTDMYRLVARSVATGDADGSVPLLANVLGATRADISGDGVPDRIFGGLGQVLMATDGTTGDVVWRTDLRTPIVDVWSEDLDADGSPDLLVEAPKQAFGVRGHDGAVLWSYSLEFPVLDGFAAGAGGAWRDAEVSDVTGDGVRDLVLGFRTGTDERWSPAGNGKVIVLDGTTGAEHWRTELPFFVKGVNAVAVGDVTGDGVPDVAASLDAIGDAVYYGVVLLDGTDGSQVWAVHEFTGGKRDTWGRDSVELVDHGGDGDLDVAVLTREMGDLFPQLRYAADVRVHEGASGAVLDSARVATPDIELNAVTALDTADFGPAGELVVAYGRYFSEGSGHVLVHAYDPTDMSTRFAIGVPTDTSARDVVTGDLTGDGIAEIVLPTTTGLFVVDGAAALAGERLVLARTEPHHPLKGVLVDADGDGVAELETLETPAGWPLQIGPEFINHTAGAVRSLGLLDLSP comes from the coding sequence GTGACCACGCGACCGCGGTGGCCGCGCCACCTGTTGCCGCTGGTCGGCGTGTGGCTGCTGCTCACGCCGTTGGCCGCGGTCGCACACGGTGGAGGGGTCGGCCCGCCGGTGCTGCTCGACCAGGTGGTGCCGACGGTGATGGAGGAGACCGCCACCGTCCCGGTTGACCTCGACGGTGACGGTGCCGACGACCTCGTCGTGCTCAGTCGGGATGGGGTCGCCCAGCGGTACGCGCCCGACGGGACGCCGCTGTGGTCAACGTCCTACGTCGAGATCGCCCATGCCATGGGGGTGGAGCCCTACCGGGCGAACCTGCCCTTCTGGGCCGACTTCGAGGGTCTGACCTCGTGCGGCTCTGCTCGCTCGGTCGCCTTCCACGACGTCGACGGCGACGGGACGCGCGACGTGTTCGCGCTGTTGTGGCTGCGTACGCTGGCACCGAACGTCGCCCGCACGGCAGCGGTCCAGCTCGACGGCGTCACCGGCGAGGTGCTCCGCGCCGAGCCGCTGGACGGACGGGCGCTGGCCCAGACGGTCGGGGACCTCGACGGCGACGGCCGGTTCGAGCACGTCGTGGTCCGCGAGGACGGGCCGCCCGTGGACTGGCGGAGCGGGCCCGAGGAGGACCGGTCGATGATCGAGGGCAGCGGCGCGACTGCCACCGTCCGCGCGACCGACGTCGCGACCGGCGAGCTGCGATGGACCTTCGACACCGGCGCGACCTGGCCGGTCGTGTCGGGCCTCGTCCTGGCCCCAAGGGCCCAGGGCAGCGACGTCGTGGTGAGCCTCGGCGGGTCCAACGACGGGCCCAAGTGCACCGGCTCGGACGTCGGGGCGCAGCCGCAGCGGGTCGTCGCGTTGGCCGGCGCCTCCGGTGCGGTCCGCTGGGACACCACCGTCGACGGCCTCGGTCAGGACCTGCTCGGGCTGCCCGACGGTGGCGTCGTGACGTGGACCGACGATGCCGGCGGTGTGGTGGAGGTGCTCGAGGGTGCCGACGGCTCACGCCGCTGGCGGGTCGGTGGCCTCGCCGGTGGCGGGGTCCTGGGAGCGGTCAGCCGGGCGGGCGGTGAGCTCGCCGTGCTGTCGGCGCGGCCCGTCGACGACGACGAGGTCGAGAGCCGGCTGGCGCTGCTCGATGTCGCGACCGGGGCCACCGTCGCCGACACCCCGCTCGACACGGGCTCCGGCGAGCTGCCGTCGCGCCCGGACCTGCGGCTCGCGGGAACCGGCCTGGAGGACGAGACCGCCCCGGTCGTCGTCGCACGGACCGCCCGGACGGTCTCGGCGGTGACGGCCGCCGGTGACCTCGCCTGGCAGGAGACCAGCGCCGGGACCGCGCGGCACGTGCTGGTCGTCACCGATCCGCCCGACGCCCCGCGGGTGTGGACCCAGGGCACCTTCGAGCGCACCCGCGCGACCGACGACGGCCTCCTCGTCAGCATCGGCTCGATCGACACCACGGACATGTATCGCCTGGTCGCACGGTCGGTGGCCACCGGCGACGCGGACGGCAGCGTGCCTCTGCTCGCGAACGTGCTCGGCGCCACCCGGGCGGACATCAGTGGCGACGGCGTCCCCGACCGGATCTTCGGCGGGCTCGGTCAGGTCCTGATGGCCACCGACGGCACGACCGGGGACGTGGTGTGGCGGACCGACCTGCGCACGCCCATCGTCGACGTGTGGTCGGAGGACCTCGACGCGGACGGCTCACCGGACCTGCTCGTGGAGGCCCCGAAGCAGGCCTTCGGCGTCCGTGGCCACGACGGTGCGGTCCTGTGGAGCTACTCGCTCGAGTTCCCCGTCCTCGACGGCTTCGCGGCCGGCGCGGGCGGGGCGTGGCGGGACGCCGAGGTGAGCGACGTCACCGGCGACGGTGTGCGCGACCTCGTGCTGGGCTTCCGCACCGGGACCGATGAGCGCTGGTCGCCGGCTGGCAACGGCAAGGTGATCGTGCTGGACGGCACCACCGGGGCCGAGCACTGGCGCACCGAACTGCCCTTCTTCGTTAAGGGCGTCAACGCGGTCGCCGTGGGCGACGTCACCGGCGACGGCGTTCCCGACGTCGCCGCATCGCTCGACGCCATCGGCGATGCCGTGTACTACGGCGTTGTCCTGCTGGATGGCACGGACGGCAGTCAGGTCTGGGCCGTCCACGAGTTCACCGGCGGGAAGCGGGACACGTGGGGACGTGACTCGGTCGAGCTGGTGGACCACGGGGGTGACGGCGATCTCGACGTTGCCGTGCTGACCCGGGAGATGGGCGACCTGTTCCCCCAGCTGCGCTACGCCGCGGACGTGCGCGTCCACGAGGGCGCCTCCGGTGCGGTCCTCGATTCGGCCCGCGTCGCCACCCCCGACATCGAGCTGAACGCCGTGACCGCGCTCGACACGGCCGACTTCGGTCCCGCGGGGGAACTCGTGGTCGCCTACGGGCGCTACTTCTCGGAGGGCAGCGGCCACGTCCTGGTCCACGCGTACGACCCCACCGACATGAGCACACGTTTCGCGATTGGGGTCCCGACCGACACCTCGGCCCGAGACGTGGTCACGGGCGATCTCACCGGTGACGGGATCGCGGAGATCGTGCTGCCGACCACGACCGGCCTCTTCGTCGTGGATGGCGCCGCCGCACTGGCTGGCGAACGGCTCGTGCTGGCACGAACCGAGCCGCACCACCCGCTCAAGGGGGTGCTCGTCGACGCGGACGGCGATGGTGTCGCCGAGCTCGAGACGCTCGAGACCCCGGCGGGATGGCCGCTGCAGATCGGGCCGGAGTTCATCAACCACACCGCCGGGGCGGTCCGCTCGCTGGGCCTGCTGGACCTCTCCCCGTGA
- a CDS encoding molybdopterin-dependent oxidoreductase, giving the protein MGEIHEVRGCCPLDCQDSCSWVATVEDGRVVGMAGAKEHPVTRGSLCAKVNDYHERPYAPDRLVRPLRRVGPKGSGTFEPISWEAAIDEVAVRFRRVVDEHGAEALLPFHYLGSMGVVQRRALHRIFHVLGASRFHGSVCGQAGNAIAAEGFPTGMDPEEMSHARFVLVWGANPLTTSHHTWHFLAEARRRHGARIVCIDPRVTRTSKASDEHVRVMPGTDWALAAGMGRVILDEGLADLDHARQVATDLDAYAAMVDPWTPDRVAETCGIDASVVARLAREYAEARPGLIRLSVGVQQTANGEALVRALYALPILAGHWQHRGGGHFCETVPVMDEAAAARPDLLPGSVRSLDMARLGESLTDPELDPPIKALMVWTANPAVSQPDSGRVRRGLAREDLFTVVVEHFLTDTARYADVVLPSTTQLEHFDVQGAWGHHYISLNNPAIAPVGQTKSHGEIMRLLAARMGLDHPALRESDEDIAASALPPGLSLDELRSGGWYKSPPAPFTATASGGALRISGPAPSLPAPPGDGLLRLLTPKSHHFMNSTFANMPRQRKAMRRPTLDMHPDDAGSRGLVDGDHVEVNNGSVTVRGWLRTTDDVRPGVVAMAGKWWGAPDDDSAVANLLSSSAWSPGGQPTYNDTWVLVAGAAPSTPVAG; this is encoded by the coding sequence GTGGGCGAGATCCACGAGGTCAGAGGCTGCTGTCCGCTGGATTGCCAGGACAGTTGCTCGTGGGTGGCCACGGTCGAGGACGGCCGCGTGGTCGGGATGGCCGGGGCGAAGGAGCATCCGGTCACCCGGGGCTCGCTGTGCGCCAAGGTGAACGACTACCACGAGCGACCGTACGCACCCGACCGGCTGGTCCGCCCGCTGCGGCGCGTCGGCCCCAAGGGGAGCGGGACGTTCGAGCCCATCTCCTGGGAGGCCGCGATCGACGAGGTAGCGGTGCGCTTCCGACGGGTGGTGGACGAGCACGGCGCCGAGGCTCTGCTGCCCTTCCACTACCTCGGGTCGATGGGCGTCGTGCAGCGTCGCGCGCTGCACCGCATCTTCCACGTGCTCGGCGCGTCACGTTTCCACGGCAGCGTCTGCGGTCAGGCCGGCAACGCCATCGCGGCCGAGGGCTTCCCAACCGGCATGGATCCGGAGGAGATGTCACACGCCCGGTTCGTGCTCGTGTGGGGCGCGAACCCGCTCACCACCTCCCACCACACGTGGCACTTCCTGGCCGAGGCCAGGAGGCGCCACGGCGCCCGCATCGTCTGCATCGACCCGCGGGTCACGAGGACGTCGAAGGCCAGCGACGAGCACGTGCGGGTGATGCCCGGAACGGACTGGGCGCTGGCCGCCGGGATGGGCAGGGTGATCCTCGACGAGGGTCTCGCCGACCTCGATCACGCGCGGCAGGTGGCGACTGACCTCGACGCCTACGCCGCAATGGTCGATCCGTGGACCCCCGACCGTGTCGCCGAGACGTGCGGCATCGACGCCTCGGTGGTGGCCCGTCTGGCGCGCGAGTACGCAGAGGCGCGTCCGGGACTCATCCGGCTGAGCGTCGGCGTGCAGCAGACCGCCAACGGCGAGGCCCTCGTCCGAGCGCTCTACGCGCTGCCGATTCTGGCCGGCCACTGGCAGCACCGGGGCGGAGGCCACTTCTGCGAGACGGTGCCGGTGATGGACGAGGCCGCCGCGGCCCGCCCCGACCTGCTCCCCGGCAGCGTCCGATCACTGGACATGGCGCGGCTGGGGGAGAGCCTGACCGACCCGGAGCTGGATCCACCGATCAAGGCGCTGATGGTGTGGACCGCCAACCCCGCGGTCTCCCAGCCCGACTCGGGCCGGGTGCGCCGCGGCCTCGCCAGGGAGGACCTGTTCACCGTCGTGGTCGAGCACTTCCTGACTGACACCGCACGCTACGCCGACGTGGTCCTGCCCTCGACCACCCAGCTCGAGCACTTCGACGTACAGGGTGCGTGGGGCCACCACTACATCTCCCTCAACAACCCGGCGATCGCACCGGTCGGGCAGACCAAGTCGCACGGGGAGATCATGCGCCTACTCGCAGCGCGGATGGGCCTCGATCATCCCGCTCTCCGCGAGAGCGACGAGGACATCGCTGCCTCCGCCCTACCACCTGGCCTGAGCCTGGACGAGCTGCGCTCGGGTGGCTGGTACAAGTCACCTCCGGCGCCGTTCACGGCGACGGCCAGCGGCGGGGCACTGCGGATCAGCGGTCCGGCGCCGTCGCTGCCGGCTCCACCGGGTGACGGGCTGCTGCGGTTGCTCACGCCCAAGAGCCACCACTTCATGAACTCGACGTTCGCGAACATGCCCAGGCAGCGCAAGGCGATGCGCCGGCCCACGCTGGACATGCACCCCGACGATGCGGGTTCGCGCGGCCTGGTCGACGGCGACCACGTCGAGGTCAACAACGGCTCGGTAACCGTGCGGGGGTGGCTCCGCACCACCGACGACGTGCGCCCGGGGGTGGTGGCGATGGCCGGGAAGTGGTGGGGCGCGCCCGACGACGACAGCGCCGTCGCCAACCTGCTGTCGTCGAGCGCGTGGTCCCCGGGTGGGCAGCCGACGTACAACGACACGTGGGTGCTCGTCGCCGGGGCGGCGCCGTCGACACCAGTGGCTGGCTGA
- a CDS encoding thiamine pyrophosphate-binding protein produces MSAAADGPERELAATIVGALAAAGTDTMFGVPGGGANLELVGAAEEAGLRFVLAHGETSSCIMAGTYGVLRDQPGVATMTRGPGAASSVNGALQATLDRAPLVLVTDTVTADQAAWVPHQRVDQRALFAPATKLSATIGADGDALARAAVAVALAQPAGAVHLDFDPGVRSDAPPPVPMLAAAADPAAIERAQQLLASAHRPVVLAGTEAWPWVAEVRGFVEATGCPVMTTYQARGMVSDRSPHAAGVFTNGTIERPLIDSADLILAVGLDPVELIPKPWTYTAPVVSLLPWHMDEPYYLPTVELVGPVGASLAELRPAVVADGWDADEAARFRRDALTSLRVPSGDRFDPADVIEAIDDWAPDDATVTVDAGAHMLVAVPMVTVTEPHGLLISNGLATMGYSIPAAIAASLARPGRRTVAFTGDGGLGMILSELETIVRLDLDLTVVVFNDAALSLIEIKQGERHGGQPAVRYRGTDFATVAEGMGLPATVVTTRADLERVLAAHERGPVLIDARVDPSSYRHVITVTRG; encoded by the coding sequence GTGAGCGCGGCGGCGGACGGTCCCGAGCGCGAGCTAGCCGCGACGATCGTCGGGGCGCTGGCCGCTGCGGGGACCGACACGATGTTCGGGGTGCCGGGCGGGGGCGCCAACCTCGAGTTGGTCGGTGCCGCCGAGGAGGCCGGCCTGCGGTTCGTGCTCGCTCACGGCGAGACCTCGTCGTGCATCATGGCCGGCACGTACGGCGTGCTGCGCGACCAGCCCGGTGTCGCCACGATGACCCGTGGCCCTGGCGCGGCGTCGTCGGTCAACGGGGCTCTGCAGGCCACGCTCGACCGCGCCCCGCTCGTGCTGGTGACCGACACCGTCACGGCCGATCAGGCCGCGTGGGTTCCCCACCAGCGGGTGGACCAGCGCGCGCTGTTCGCGCCGGCGACCAAGCTCAGCGCGACCATCGGGGCGGATGGCGACGCGCTGGCGCGGGCCGCGGTTGCGGTCGCGCTGGCGCAGCCGGCCGGGGCGGTGCACCTCGACTTCGACCCCGGCGTCCGCAGCGACGCGCCGCCGCCGGTCCCGATGCTGGCGGCCGCGGCCGACCCTGCGGCGATCGAGCGCGCGCAGCAGCTGCTGGCGTCCGCGCACCGACCGGTCGTGCTGGCCGGCACCGAGGCGTGGCCGTGGGTGGCCGAGGTGCGCGGGTTCGTGGAGGCCACCGGCTGCCCGGTCATGACCACCTACCAGGCGCGCGGGATGGTCTCGGACCGCTCACCCCACGCGGCGGGGGTCTTCACGAACGGGACGATCGAGCGGCCCCTGATCGACTCTGCTGACCTGATCCTCGCGGTCGGTCTCGACCCCGTCGAGCTGATCCCCAAGCCGTGGACCTACACCGCCCCGGTCGTGTCGCTGCTGCCGTGGCACATGGACGAGCCCTACTACCTGCCGACGGTCGAGCTCGTGGGCCCGGTCGGGGCGAGCCTGGCCGAGCTGCGCCCCGCGGTGGTCGCGGATGGCTGGGACGCCGACGAGGCGGCGAGGTTCCGTCGCGACGCACTGACCTCGCTGCGCGTCCCGTCCGGTGACCGCTTCGACCCGGCCGATGTCATCGAGGCGATCGACGACTGGGCCCCTGACGACGCCACCGTGACCGTCGATGCGGGCGCCCACATGCTCGTCGCCGTCCCGATGGTCACGGTCACCGAGCCGCACGGCCTGCTGATCTCCAACGGCCTCGCGACGATGGGTTACTCGATCCCCGCGGCGATCGCCGCGTCGCTGGCCCGGCCGGGGCGGCGCACGGTCGCGTTCACGGGAGACGGCGGGCTCGGCATGATCCTGTCCGAACTCGAGACGATCGTACGGCTCGACCTCGACCTGACGGTCGTGGTGTTCAACGACGCCGCGCTCAGCCTCATCGAGATCAAGCAGGGCGAACGGCACGGCGGTCAGCCCGCGGTGCGCTACCGCGGCACCGACTTCGCCACCGTTGCCGAGGGCATGGGGTTGCCCGCGACGGTGGTGACCACCCGCGCCGACCTCGAGCGGGTGCTCGCCGCGCACGAGCGGGGCCCGGTGCTCATCGACGCGCGCGTCGACCCCTCGTCGTACCGCCACGTCATCACCGTGACCCGCGGCTGA
- a CDS encoding aldehyde dehydrogenase family protein: MARERYDLVIGGESRPAASGERFVTYDPATGDELASVARGGAADIDAAVGAARAAFRSDWRDLPVFDRARLLRSLSAAIAAREDELVELESLDSGKPLSQARTDVSVAAKYFEYYAGIADKIQGDTIPVSPEVFAFTTREPYGVTGHIVPWNYPLQIASRTLAPSLAAGNCVVLKPAEETPMTAVILGELALEAGLPPGVVNVVPGIGEEAGAALVRHPDVDHIAFTGSPEVGREVMRSAADNITPVGLELGGKSPHLVLADADIDAAVPFIVKALIQNAGQTCSAGSRVVVDRTIRGDLVDALADAFGVVSMGRGIEDPDLGPLISEQQLERVVGYVERGRSQGATLVTGGERAGGDGLTNGYFVPPTLFVDVESGNDIAQDEIFGPVLAVLDYDDEAEALRIANDSRFGLVAAVWTRDVDRALWLARELEVGQVFVNTYGAGGGVEMPFGGWKQSGFGRDKGVEAVREYTQVKTVAVRVRPS, encoded by the coding sequence GTGGCCCGCGAGCGCTACGACCTGGTGATCGGCGGCGAGTCCCGCCCCGCCGCCTCCGGCGAGCGGTTCGTGACCTACGATCCGGCGACCGGCGACGAGCTCGCGTCGGTCGCGCGCGGCGGGGCCGCCGACATCGACGCGGCGGTCGGGGCGGCCCGCGCAGCGTTCCGCAGTGACTGGCGTGACCTGCCCGTGTTCGACCGTGCCCGGCTGCTCCGCAGCTTGTCCGCGGCGATCGCAGCCCGCGAGGACGAGCTCGTGGAGCTGGAGTCGCTCGACAGCGGCAAGCCGCTGAGCCAGGCCCGCACCGACGTGTCCGTGGCGGCCAAGTACTTCGAGTACTACGCGGGCATCGCCGACAAGATCCAGGGTGACACCATCCCGGTCTCCCCGGAGGTGTTCGCCTTCACCACCCGCGAGCCCTACGGCGTGACCGGCCACATCGTGCCGTGGAACTACCCCCTGCAGATCGCCTCGCGGACCCTCGCCCCGTCGCTGGCCGCCGGCAACTGCGTCGTGCTCAAGCCCGCCGAGGAGACCCCGATGACGGCGGTCATCCTCGGTGAGCTCGCGCTCGAGGCGGGGCTGCCTCCGGGAGTCGTCAACGTGGTCCCGGGGATCGGCGAGGAGGCCGGTGCCGCGCTGGTGCGCCACCCCGACGTCGACCACATCGCGTTCACCGGTTCACCGGAGGTGGGGCGCGAGGTCATGCGCTCGGCGGCCGACAACATCACCCCGGTCGGGCTGGAGCTCGGAGGCAAGTCGCCCCACCTGGTCCTGGCCGATGCCGACATCGACGCGGCGGTGCCGTTCATCGTCAAGGCGCTCATCCAGAACGCCGGCCAGACGTGCTCCGCCGGGTCGCGGGTGGTCGTCGACCGCACCATCCGTGGCGACCTGGTGGACGCGCTGGCCGACGCGTTCGGGGTGGTCAGCATGGGCCGGGGCATCGAGGATCCCGACCTCGGCCCGCTGATCTCCGAGCAGCAGCTCGAGCGCGTCGTCGGCTACGTCGAGCGCGGCCGCTCGCAGGGCGCCACCCTCGTCACCGGAGGCGAGCGCGCCGGCGGGGACGGCCTCACCAACGGCTACTTCGTCCCGCCGACGCTGTTCGTGGACGTGGAGAGCGGCAACGACATCGCCCAGGACGAGATCTTCGGGCCCGTCCTGGCGGTGCTCGACTACGACGACGAGGCCGAGGCGCTGCGCATCGCCAACGACAGCCGCTTCGGTCTGGTCGCGGCGGTGTGGACCCGCGACGTCGATCGCGCGCTGTGGCTCGCCCGCGAGCTGGAGGTCGGCCAGGTCTTCGTCAACACCTACGGCGCCGGCGGGGGGGTCGAGATGCCGTTCGGCGGCTGGAAGCAGAGCGGGTTCGGGCGCGACAAGGGCGTCGAGGCGGTGCGCGAGTACACCCAGGTCAAGACCGTGGCCGTGCGCGTCCGACCGAGCTGA